The Mucilaginibacter rubeus genomic interval TTTGGGCGATTCGGAATAACCCTGCCTGTAGTAAAACCGGTGTGCATCCACCCGGCGCGAGTGGCAATGAACCTCTATCCGGTCGCAATAGCCTTTTTTGCCAAGTTCGGTAATATAATCTTCGAGGGCTTTACCTATGCCTTTGCCGCGGGTATTCTCATCAACAGAAAAACAACTGATGCGGATAAAATCGCCTTTAACAACCAGTTGGGTTAAAAAGTCGATAGCTATAAATCCTGCAACCTCACCTTCGTCGTCATAAACCAAAACCTGCGATGAAGCCTGGCTTAGCATCTTTTCAAGGTTCTCCGGCAAAAAATCCTGAGTACCAGGATATCCCAACTGGGTTAACAGGTTTGATATTGCAGAATGATCGGCAAGCGTAGCGCTTCTGATAGCCATTGTTTTATTTAGGTTGAATGAATTTGTAATAAAATATCGTTTTAGAGGTACCGTAAACCGCCGGAAAAAACTGCAAACTATAAGGACTGCCGCTGCCACTAATAACTGCTGCCAACTGCCAACTGACTACCCCCCGCTTACCGGTGGAATGATGGCTATTTCATCGCGTTCATGAATGGTATCGCCAGGTAAGGCATATTCGTTATTAACAGCCAGCATATATGATGATAGCTGCTTTAAACGCGGATATTGCTGTTCGAGCAGGTATTTCAGATTGGAGATGGTAGCATCGTTGGTCATTTCCAGGCTAATTTCACCGCTTCCAAATATTTCCCTGGTCACTCCAAAAGCCAGTATATTGATCTTCATATCTCAAAATTATTCAATTTAGCTTATAAAACGAGTACTGGGTTTAAATTTAACATTTGCAGGTTTAAGCATCCTTTACTTAAGAGCAAAAGCAGGGAATTGTGCGATTCCCCTCTTGAGAGGGGTGGAGGGGTGTGTTTCTGCTTTGATAAGCCAGTGGCACAAACACACCCCTGCTACAGCTCATACCTTTCGCGTCCCTCTCGAGAGGGGAATTTAAAAACTCAATATGCTCAAGCGCGGACGCTTGAACTTGCTACGTGAATTGCATAAACAAAGCCACCCTTTAAGTTGTATATTTGAGTATGTCTACGCCATCAATTATACATATCCCCGTTGTAAAAGTTAACGCCAACCAAAGTGCAAGGGAAGAGGATAGTATAGCGATTGAAGAACCATTGGAAATTAAGCTGGAATATGGGCCTGCCGACCGTAAGGAGGTGCGCAATATTTCCGTAACCATGCGTACGCCTGGCCACGATGCCGAATTGGCTACCGGTTTTCTTTTCACCGAAGGCATCATTAAAAACGCCGACGAGGTAAAATCTGCCAAACATAGCTTTATAGCCTGTGCCGAAAATAAGGAGAACACTATTCTGGTAACACTTGAGCACAACGCTGTGCCCAATCTCCAAAATACGGAGCGTAATTTTTATACTACAAGCAGCTGCGGCGTATGCGGTAAGGGTTCTATCAGTGCCATTCGTACAGTGAGCAGTTATGCCGCCGGGCCAGATGATGGTAACATGATTCACAGTGTTATACTTAATCAGCTGCCGAAGGTTTTGCGCAGGCATCAGCGGGTTTTTGATGATACCGGGGGCTTACATGCATCCGCATTGTTTACCCCTGTTGGCGAACTGTTGTTGCTTCGGGAAGATGTTGGCCGGCACAATGCTTTAGATAAGCTTATAGGCGCAGCTATGATGTATAACTGGCTGCCTTTACAGCAAACCGTATTGTTGTTAAGTGGCAGGGCCAGTTTTGAACTTGTACAGAAAGCGGCCATGGCAGGCATCAGCATCATCGCTGCTGTAGGGGCCCCATCAAGCCTGGCTGTAGAGCTGGCAAACGAATTTAATATAACATTGATAGGCTTTTTGCGCGATGAGCGCTTTAATATTTATACCGGCGCGCACCGGGTAATGATTCCAGCCGATGAGGCTGTCTTTACAGCCCCATCAATATAAACCGTTTAATACCAAATGAAAATAAGAATAAAAGGTAATTCGCTGAGATACAGGCTTACTAAAACCGATGTAGCTAAATTGGCCGAAGAGGGTTATGTGCAGGAAACGGTTGATTTTGGCAGCCAGCAACTTGTTTATGCTTTAAGGTTGGTTGATGACGAGCACCTTTCGGCAACCTATAAAGAAAACGCCATAACGCTTTACGCGCCTAAAGTAATGGTTGCCGGTTTTGCCGATGAAAATAAAATTGGTTACGAGGGCAATCATGGCAATTTGCATTTACTGGTCGAAAAAGATTTTACCTGTTTAGATGAAGTTGCCGAAGATCAAAGCGATAATTATCCTAATCCATTAGCAGCTAAAAAGATATGAGCAAGGAACCAGAACAGGATCCGGCAGCTGAAAACCCCGAAGAACTGCTCGACCTGAAAATAACAGAACCCAAAGACTGGGCGGCGGGCATTCCTGCAGTAACAGTTGCCATGGTTGATATACTCAAGGAAACAGGCTTTGTGAGGGGGATGGAAGGCCTTTTTCATATGAACAAAAAAGGCGGTTTTGATTGCTCGGGCTGCGCCTGGCCAGATCCGGATGACGACCGCTCACCAATAGCCGAATATTGTGAAAACGGTGCTAAAGCCCTCGCCGAAGAGGCTACTACCAAAAAGCTTACCGGGGAGTTTTTTGCCGAAAATTCGGTGGCTGACCTTGCCAAGCTCAATGATTACGACATAGGTAAAAAAGGGCGGATAACCCAACCAATGTATCTTGCCAAAGATGCCACGCATTACGCCCCTGTAAGCTGGGACTTCGCCTTTAAAAAAATAGCCGATGAGTTAAATGCTTTGGCATCGCCGGATGAGGCTGCGTTTTATACATCTGGCCGTACCAGTAACGAGGCCTCGTTTATGTACCAATTATTTGTACGTGAGTTTGGTACCAACAACATGCCCGATTGCTCTAATATGTGCCATGAAAGCACCAGTGTTGGCCTTGCCGATGCTATTGGGATAGGCAAAGGCACCGTTACCCTCAATGATTTTTACGATACAGATGTGATCATCATCATGGGGCAAAACCCTGGTACCAATCACCCGAGGATGCTCAGCGCGCTCGAAAAAGCCAAGGATAAAGGCTCGAAGATTATAGCCGTAAATCCATTGCATGAGGCTGGTTTAATGGGCTTTAAAAATCCGCAGAAAGTAAAAGGCATTTTAGGCATCAAAACCCAGCTTGCCGATCTGTACCTGCAAGTGAGGATAAACGGCGATATGGCACTCCTTAAAGCCATAGAAAAATTGCTCTATAAAGCCGAGCTCGGAAACCCCGGAAGTGTTTTTGATCATGAGTTTATCAAAAAGAACACTACAGGCTATGTTGCTTTTTTAGATAGTCTGAATCAGTACGAGGTTGATGACCTGGCCAAAGCTGCAGGCTTAACGGTAAAGGAAATTGAGCAGGCCGTTGAACTGATTAAAAATACAAACCGCATTATCATTTGCTGGGCCATGGGTGTTACCCAGCATAAAAACGGTGTGGCTACGGTAAAGGAAATTGTAAACCTGGCTATGCTTAAAGGCGCTATAGGCAAGCCGGGGGCCGGTTTATGCCCGGTTCGCGGCCACAGCAATGTGCAGGGAAACCGTACCATGATCATATGGGATAAACCGAAGCCCAAACAGTTGGATAAGCTGAAGGAAGTTTTCGGTTTTGAGCCGCCGAGGGGGCATGGGTATGATGTTGTGGAATCCATCAAGGCGATGGATGAGGGTAAACTGAAAGTGTTTTTCGCTATGGGTGGCAACTTTCTTTCGGCTACGCCGGATACCTTGTTTACAGCGCAGGCTTTGCGTAAACTTAAACTATCAGTACATGTATCAACTAAGTTAAACCGGAGCCATTTGGTACATGGCGAGGAGGCATTGATCCTGCCAACATTATCCCGGAGTGATAAGGATGTTGTAAATGGCGAAGACCAGTTTATCAGCTGTGAAAACTCCATGGGCGTTATTCAGATGTCAAAAGGGATGCTGACGCCGGTATCTGAGCATCTGATGAACGAGAACCAGATTGTGTGCAATATGGCCAAAGCTACATTGGGTAGCCGCTCGGTTGTAGATTGGGATAAATACGCTAAAAGCTACGATGCTGTACGCGATGTGATAGCCAAAGTGATCCCCGGTTTTGAGGATTATAATCAAAAGGTGCGCTTGCCTGGTGGTTTTTACCTGCCCAATCCTGCCCGGGAGGGTAAATTTATTACCGAAAAGAATGGCAGTGTTGTACCTTTTAATATTGCTCCGCTACCAAAACACGAACTGGCAGCTGATGAGTACCACATGACCACCATTCGCAGTCATGATCAGTTCAATACTACCATATATGGCCTTAATGATCGCTATCGCGGCATTCATAACGAGCGCCGGGTGATTCTGATGAACGAAAACGACATGAAGAAAGCCGGTTTTAGTCCGCAAGAAAAGGTTGACCTGTTCAATTATGATGATGGTGTAGAACGGGCCGCAAGACTGTTTGTAGTAGTGCCCTACAATATACCTGAGGGCAACACAGCTACCTACTATCCCGAAGCTAATGTACTGGTGCCAATTAACAGCGTGGCGGCGCAAAGTAATACGCCCACATCAAAACTGGTCACCATCAAAATTAGAAAACACCTGGCTTGATAACCATTCTAAATACTGCAAAGCTTAAAACAAAAATGTTTAAATCATGCTTATCTCCTTTAAAAAAGGAGTAATATGTCATTTGATCAATATCACGAACCTGCAAATGAGCTATCGGACGAAACCCGCACATTTGCCCGTATGATAGTTTCGTTAACCGAAGAAGCTGAGGCTATAAACTGGTATGAGCAGCGCATTTCGGTTGAAAAAGATAAACAGGCAAAAGCCATTATGCAAAACGCCCAGCAGGAAGAGTTTAAGCATTTTGGTATGGACCTTGAGTTTTTGCTACGTAAAAAACCGGTATGGCGTACCACTTTGCAGGCCATACTCTTCAAAAAGGGCGATATTGTGGAATTGGGAACCAAAGGCGAGGAAGCGGCAGAAGAATAGTCATTTTTACAATTTTAACACCATTGTTTTATCAACGTTACATTAAGTTTGGGCTATTGTATTATCTTTAGCGCTTAATTTAATACGGCCCTACTATAGAAGAATATGATCTGGTACGAAGAGGATGTGAAGCAGCTGGAAATCAGGCGAACAAAGCTTGATTACGTGCCGCGGGTAATATTTTACGGAAGCTCATCCATTCGTTTATGGAATACGCTTGATAATGATTTTGATGATATGCAGCCTGTTAACCTCGGTTTTGGAGGTTCAACACTGGCGGCGTGCGTATGGTTTTTTGAGCGGATAATGCATTCTTACAATCCCGAAGCCATTGTGGTGTATGCGGGCGATAATGATCTTGGCGATGGCCGCAATCCCGAAGAGGTTTTTATATTTTTTAAGCAGCTAACCGTTGAGGTTGAGCGGCTTTTTGGAAATATCCCCTGCTATTACATATCACTTAAGCCAAGCCTTGCGCGCTGGCCTATTGTTGAAAAGTACAGGTACACTAACAGCTTAATTGAAAACGAAATAATTCACCGCCATAAAAACTGGCAGTTCATCAACATATTTAATCAGATGATAGATGCTTCCGGTAAACCAATACGCGAATATTATGATAAAGATGGTTTGCATTTAAGCACCGCCGGTTACACTTTGTGGAAAAATGCAGTTTTGCAGCGAATGCCACAAAGCATCAAATTAGCTTAATATAGGGTTTACACGCATTTGCCATCTTTCAGCGGTTTAAAGATGAAAAGAGAGTACCACAAGTGGTTCAGTCCGTCGCTTCAGCGTAATATGGAATTGCTGGTTTTTGGCCATGCCGGTGCCTCTGTTTTATTTTTCCCCACACGTACCGCCCGGTTTTATGATTATGAAGACTGGCGGGTAATCGAAGCCCTACGCAGCAAAATTGAAGCAGGCCACCTGCAAATTTACTGCGTTGACAGCATCGACCGCGAAAGTTTTTACAACGAGTACAGCCACCCTTACCATCGTATGGAACGTCACCTGCATTATGAACAATACATTTTGCAGGAAGTGGTGCCTCTGATGAAAACACTTAATGCTGATGGGCCAATCATTTCGGCAGGTTGCAGCATGGGCGCTTACCATGCTGTTAATATCGGGTTTAAACACCCCTCGGTATTTGTTAAAGTTGTGGGCATGAGTGGCCGCTATGATATTACCCAGGCCATGGGTAACTTCCGCGACCTGCTGGATGGCTACCGTGATGAGAATGTGTATTTCAACATGCCTAACCAGTTTTTAAATAACTTGCACAGTCCCGAAATTATTGACCAGATCAAGCGCCTTCAAATTATCCTGGCCGTAGGCGAGGAAGACGCGTTTTTGGAAGATAATAAATACCTGAGCACTGTTTTAGCAAGCAAAGGCATTCAAAATAGCCTGTATATCTGGCATGAAGAAGCTCACCGCGCGCGTTACTGGCGCAAAATGGTGCAGCTATATTTCTAAAAGCAAAACATTTTCCTGTTTGTTATATCAGCTGTAAATCTTAATTATTATGGGCACTATCGAGTTGATACAGGGCGATATCACAAAAATTAAAGCTGATGCCATCGTAAACGCCGCGAACAGCTCGCTAATGGGCGGAGGTGGCGTTGATGGTGCCATACACCGTGCCGGTGGACCGGAAATCTTGGAAGATTGCCGTAAAATAGTAGCCCGGCAAGGTGGCTGCAAAACCGGGCAGGCTGTAATTACCACAGGAGGCAACTTGCCCGCCAAATATGTAATTCATACGGTTGGCCCCGTTTACAACAGTGGTAAAAAAGGAGAGGACGAGCTGCTGCATGCCGCTTATTTAAATAGTTTGAAGCTTGCTGCCGAAAATGATATACATACTATAGCTTTCCCAAACATCAGCACTGGTATTTATCACTTCCCTAAAGATAAAGCAGCTGCTATCGCTGTTAAAACAGTTCAGGATTTCTTGGCTGATAACAATGTGGTGCAGAAAGTGATATTTGTTTGCTTTGATGATGAAAACTATAATTTATATCAAAATCTACTCGCTCAAAATTGATGCGGACTTGTCAACTCCAAGCTAAGTGCATAAATTGCAGCTATGCACCCGGCTTTAAAACAACATATTGGAGATAAGCTAACACTCTCGCCGGAGCATGAGCTACTGGTAACCAACTGTTTTAAAACCCGACTAACCAAACGCAACGAAATCCTGGTTGAAAAAGGAAGTATCGCAAGGCATTTGTATTTTGTAGTGAAAGGCTGCCTCCGTGTGTTTTTAACCGATGATGATGGTAATGAATCAACCCGCTTCCTGATATTTGAAGGACGCATGGGAACCGCCTTCCCCAGTTTTATACTGAAAGAACCATCTGTAGCATCTATCCAAAGTCCCGAACCATCCGAGTTATTGGTATTGAGTTATGCTGATCGTGATCTCTTGCTGAAGGAAATCCCAGGGTTTGAAACTATGTACCGTTTAGGGCTTGAATTGGATTATATCGCATCCATACAGCGGATAGAAAGCCTGATCACCATGGATTCAAAAGCCCGCTATAATATCCTGATGCAGACCCAGCCCGAGATTATCAAGCGACTCCCCAATAAAATAGTTGCCGACTATCTTGGCATTTCGCAGGAAACCCTCAGTCGCCTCAAATCAAAAAAATGATTTATTGACTATTGTCAATCTTTTTGAAGTCGTAAATGCCTTGTTTTGTGGTGTAAACACTAAACAATGATGTACAAGCAAATACTTATCGCTCTTACAATACTGCTATCAGGTGGCGTAGCTATGGCTCAAAATTTAGGCGAACGTACGTTTAATTTTAAAGATCGCAGCCGTAATAACCGCCCAGTGGTTACAGAAATCTGGTATCCGACGGTAGATACGCTAAAACCATCAGATAAACATTTCTCACCCTTTTTACGACAACCAACCGTTCGTGATGGTAAACTCCCGGTGAATAAGCTACCGCTGATCCTGCTCTCACATGGCACCGGTGGTGGCAGGCTGACTTTAGAGTGGCTTGCCCAGGCCCTGGCAAACAGCGGCTGCATAGTTGCTGCCGTAGATCATTACGGCAATACTTATGATCATAAAATCCCGCTTGAATTTGTTAAACCCTGGGAGCGGCCTCTGGATCTCAGCTTCGCGCTTACCTCGCTGCTGAATAACCCGGATGTTGGTCCGCTTATCGACCAGCAGAAGATCGGGGCTATAGGCTTTTCTTTCGGTGGTTATACCGTAATTGCCCTTGCCGGTGCAAGGCTTGATTTTGAACAGGCGCGTAACTATTACAAAACTATTGGTCATAAAGAGTTGGAGATTCCCGAATTTCCGGGTCTGGTAAAATTACTGGATGATAGTTCGCTTATCGCCGGGTCTAAACATGTGCCACCACTAAAGGATAAACGGATCAAAGCTTTCTTTTCCATATCGCCCGCGCTGGGCTTCGGCTTTATCCGCAAAGAGCAAGTGGCCGATATTAAAAGCCCTTTGTATATTGTAGGCTCTCAAAGTGATAGCATCGCCCCGGTAAAAACCAATGCGAGGCACTATCATCAGTTAATCAGTAAATCAATCTATACCGAACTACCGGGCAAGATAGGCCATTATGTGATGCTTGGAGAAGCTATTGACGCAGTGAAGAAAGAGGCACCAATATATTTTACCGACGATCCTTCGGTTAACAGGCATGCTATCCATTTACAGGTAGATAGTATGGCTGTGGGTTTTTTCAGAAAGGAATTAAAGTAAGCTTATCACATTAAATAAAGAAGCCGGTTAAAAATAAACTTTAACCGGCTTCTTTGTATAATATCAGGCTTTTACCTGCTTGTAGAGTTTTTAAGGAATGGCGTAATATTGGTAGCCTGTACAGTTGCCAAAGTTGAAACATTAAATGCTTTGAAGCGTGTACTGCCGCCAAAAACAAACAACATATTATTTACTATAGCTGATGATGCAGCGCGACGAGGCTCCATATTTGACTTCAGTTTGGTGAATTTGCCACTATCGGTATCAAAATAACCTAACAGGTCTTCATCATCATAGCTACCTGCAACAAATATCACGTTACCGCTTGCGGCTACGCTGTTAGCCGACATAAACTCCGGTAGTTTGCCAACAGTTTTCCAGGTATTGGCCTTGATGTCATAAGCGTAAATATTAGTACCTTGGTGTTTAAGAAAAGTATCGTAACCACCAAAAGTGTAAATAACGCCGTTTACAACCGCTCCGGCAGCCTGTAGGTATTCGGGCATATTGGCTAATTGAGTGAATTTTAGTGTTAGCGGATCAAATTCATACACCGAATTGATGCTGCGTTTGCCTTCGCGACTGCCGCCGAATAAGTAAATTTTGTTTTGCCATTCAATCGCGCTGCCGTAGGTGCTGGCCATCGGGTTTAATACATCAAGATTTTTTACTTCCCCGGTTTTAATATCAACACTTTGTACGCCCTGAAAAATCTGGCTGGTGCGTATATCATTGCTAACGCCGCCAATACCCCCAAAAACATATATTTTACCGGTAGCTGGCACATAAGCCGTGGCCGATTGAACTTTGTTGCCGCCCATGTCGGCAATTTTAGTCCAGCTGTTTGTTTCAGGACTGTATTTCAATACATCCGACGAATAGCCGCCGCGCCCTCCTTTATAACCGGCAACGGTGTAAATATTGTTGCCATCGGTAACACTGCTGGTCCAGGTAAGCGGATAGGGGAGATTACTTACATTTTGAAAAGTTACTGTTGGTACAGAAGTAGATTGGGCAGATACGGGATTGTAGCTTAATCCTGCAATAGCTGCAAAAAGACACAAGGTTTTTATTGATTTCATGGCGGTTTAGTTTAATAAGTGAATGTACAAATTATTAAACTGAAGTATAAAGCCTTTGGTTTAATTGTAGCTTATTATTTACACTGATATTATATAGTATTAATTGGCTTTTAACAAAAGCTAATTATTCAGCTAAAAACATTTTTACCGTGCAGGAGTTGATAATTTAACTCTTGGTATTAAATTATTTCTGCTGATACTATGAAAGCTATTGTGTTTTGTTTCCTTATCCTATTTTTTGCCGGTGTTGATGCCGGGGCACAAACAAAAAATGTAAGTGGTGTTTACGCCGGTATTGAATTAACACTGCCCGTTACCATGGGGGCCGGGATGGGGCGTAACGATGTGGTATACATGCTAAGGCCCGATGGAACGTTCAACGATCTGCTTGAAAAGCCTGATTGGAAAACCCACGTTGCCGGTCATTATCAGGTACAGGGCAATACGCTCAAAATGCAGTATCTAAAAGGCTCCAAACAAGAGTACAAGTTGGAAGCCGATGGTGATATAGATGCAGGCAGCTTTAATATACTGAAACTTAATACATCTGACAGGGTGCCTGCCGGTTACTATGAATTTACGCATGCAAGCAGTATGGGCGGTATGAACACCGGGCAGGTATTTGTTGGTACCTCCGGCGAAAAAGGGCTTTATTTTGATGGGAAGGGCAATTTTAGTCAAAACAATTTATCGGCTACCATGGTATCAGGTGATGGTATTGGTGGCGGCGGGAGTCATAAAGATAGCGGTGCTGGTACTTATACCATAAAAGACGGCATACTTACCTTAGCTTATAACACCGGTAAAACCGAAACCCACAGCTTTTTTTGTCGCCCCGGCGAAAAACCGATTATGGCCGCTATAGATGGCAATATTTATTTTATGAAAGATAAAGCACCTAAAAGTGCTTCATCTACAGCAAAAACTACATCTGGGGCTCCCCGTAATAATACCAAGCCGACTGCTGATTCTGAAACAAGCAGTACCAATGACGCCGCAAGTTTACTAAGCAAAGCTGCCGAAGCTCATGGCGGGGCAAAGCTTGATGCCATTAAAACCATGCAGGTATCAGCCATAATGATGGGTATTGATATTACCCTGAAGGTTGACCTCGCCGCTCATCGTGTACGTTCTGAACTCCGAAAAGGAGGGAAGTTGCTACAGGTTGAGCAAATGGAGGGAGATAACGGCTGGCAATGGCGTAATGGCAATAAACAGCCGCTTTCGGCCTCACGCATCGCGCAGTTAAAACAAGGTTTCCGCTCCGGGCCATTGTTATTCAGGAAAGAGAATCTCGATCACATCCAAAATGTTAAAGTGCAGGAGGGTAAAAACAATATCGTGATCGTAAGCTATAACTATGATGGCGTAACCAGTTTTGCGGCTTTAAACAGTAACAATCAGTTGGTTGGCGAAGGCACTAAAACAGGTTCAGTGATTCAGGCATCGGCTTTTACAGGTTTTAAAACGGTAGATGGTATTGTTTTACCAGCTGCTGAATTACAAAGTGAAGGGGCACAAAAAAGTAGTATTACCTATAACGATTATAAGATAAACCCATCATTTACCGATGCTGATTGGGCCGATGCCCGGTAGTGGATTGTTTATAAAGTCTTTAATACCCGTTGATATACAATCTTAACCGGTTCGATGAAAAAAATAGTGGCAATAATGATGAAAAATATCTGCCGGTCGCTTTCTTTATAGCTGCTTATCGCCAATAAACCAATAACCAGTAGAAACAAGGGTGCTGCATATTTAAGTGTGCTCCAGTTGGCTTTTGCCTTAGTATCGAAAATGTTATATACCAGGTAGCTGCAAACAGCAATCACATAGCCTGGGATAGCAAACAAGGCATACATTACCGCTGCGGCTATCTCACTTCCTTCGCGGGTAATGCCGTAAATAATAAGTGCAATTATCAGGAAAGGGACGCAAATACCGGCCTGGATAAGCGCTTGTGAAATTAGGGTTACTGGTTGTTTTAAGCTCATCGAAAGCATAAAAGTAACAGAAAGTTTCTGAATAATGCAAGTGGTTGATTAAACGCTGTCAACTCAAACGATATAGTTAAAATATACTGTTACGAACATGGCTGTAACCGCACAGGTTAAGCCTAAAGCTATATATTTGGAAAAACCAACCCTAAAACAACCTCATGAGAAATAAATACTGCCTGCCCCGGGTTTTCGTGGCATCCGCTTTATCTCTTAGCTTTAGCCTCAGTGCATCGGCACAGGAAAAAAATATCTACCACAAAGGCTGGATAGATTTTAACAAGAACGGTAAGATGGACGTGTTTGAAGATCCATCCCAACCCATTGACAAACGCGTGGCCGACCTGGTAAGCCAGATGACCGTTGAAGAGAAAACCTGCCAGATGGCTACTCTTTACGGGTACAAACGCGTATTGAAAGATGAAATGCCGGTGCCCAACTGGAAAAACGAAGTTTGGAAAGATGGTATAGCCAATATTGATGAAGAACTGAACAACCTTACATCGCATACCGATGATGCGCCTACGCAGTATTCATATCCGTTCAGCAAGCA includes:
- a CDS encoding Kelch repeat-containing protein, whose amino-acid sequence is MKSIKTLCLFAAIAGLSYNPVSAQSTSVPTVTFQNVSNLPYPLTWTSSVTDGNNIYTVAGYKGGRGGYSSDVLKYSPETNSWTKIADMGGNKVQSATAYVPATGKIYVFGGIGGVSNDIRTSQIFQGVQSVDIKTGEVKNLDVLNPMASTYGSAIEWQNKIYLFGGSREGKRSINSVYEFDPLTLKFTQLANMPEYLQAAGAVVNGVIYTFGGYDTFLKHQGTNIYAYDIKANTWKTVGKLPEFMSANSVAASGNVIFVAGSYDDEDLLGYFDTDSGKFTKLKSNMEPRRAASSAIVNNMLFVFGGSTRFKAFNVSTLATVQATNITPFLKNSTSR
- a CDS encoding alpha/beta hydrolase family protein — protein: MMYKQILIALTILLSGGVAMAQNLGERTFNFKDRSRNNRPVVTEIWYPTVDTLKPSDKHFSPFLRQPTVRDGKLPVNKLPLILLSHGTGGGRLTLEWLAQALANSGCIVAAVDHYGNTYDHKIPLEFVKPWERPLDLSFALTSLLNNPDVGPLIDQQKIGAIGFSFGGYTVIALAGARLDFEQARNYYKTIGHKELEIPEFPGLVKLLDDSSLIAGSKHVPPLKDKRIKAFFSISPALGFGFIRKEQVADIKSPLYIVGSQSDSIAPVKTNARHYHQLISKSIYTELPGKIGHYVMLGEAIDAVKKEAPIYFTDDPSVNRHAIHLQVDSMAVGFFRKELK
- a CDS encoding FdhF/YdeP family oxidoreductase yields the protein MSKEPEQDPAAENPEELLDLKITEPKDWAAGIPAVTVAMVDILKETGFVRGMEGLFHMNKKGGFDCSGCAWPDPDDDRSPIAEYCENGAKALAEEATTKKLTGEFFAENSVADLAKLNDYDIGKKGRITQPMYLAKDATHYAPVSWDFAFKKIADELNALASPDEAAFYTSGRTSNEASFMYQLFVREFGTNNMPDCSNMCHESTSVGLADAIGIGKGTVTLNDFYDTDVIIIMGQNPGTNHPRMLSALEKAKDKGSKIIAVNPLHEAGLMGFKNPQKVKGILGIKTQLADLYLQVRINGDMALLKAIEKLLYKAELGNPGSVFDHEFIKKNTTGYVAFLDSLNQYEVDDLAKAAGLTVKEIEQAVELIKNTNRIIICWAMGVTQHKNGVATVKEIVNLAMLKGAIGKPGAGLCPVRGHSNVQGNRTMIIWDKPKPKQLDKLKEVFGFEPPRGHGYDVVESIKAMDEGKLKVFFAMGGNFLSATPDTLFTAQALRKLKLSVHVSTKLNRSHLVHGEEALILPTLSRSDKDVVNGEDQFISCENSMGVIQMSKGMLTPVSEHLMNENQIVCNMAKATLGSRSVVDWDKYAKSYDAVRDVIAKVIPGFEDYNQKVRLPGGFYLPNPAREGKFITEKNGSVVPFNIAPLPKHELAADEYHMTTIRSHDQFNTTIYGLNDRYRGIHNERRVILMNENDMKKAGFSPQEKVDLFNYDDGVERAARLFVVVPYNIPEGNTATYYPEANVLVPINSVAAQSNTPTSKLVTIKIRKHLA
- a CDS encoding Crp/Fnr family transcriptional regulator — encoded protein: MHPALKQHIGDKLTLSPEHELLVTNCFKTRLTKRNEILVEKGSIARHLYFVVKGCLRVFLTDDDGNESTRFLIFEGRMGTAFPSFILKEPSVASIQSPEPSELLVLSYADRDLLLKEIPGFETMYRLGLELDYIASIQRIESLITMDSKARYNILMQTQPEIIKRLPNKIVADYLGISQETLSRLKSKK
- a CDS encoding GNAT family N-acetyltransferase, yielding MAIRSATLADHSAISNLLTQLGYPGTQDFLPENLEKMLSQASSQVLVYDDEGEVAGFIAIDFLTQLVVKGDFIRISCFSVDENTRGKGIGKALEDYITELGKKGYCDRIEVHCHSRRVDAHRFYYRQGYSESPKYLMKSLVE
- a CDS encoding GDSL-type esterase/lipase family protein, translated to MIWYEEDVKQLEIRRTKLDYVPRVIFYGSSSIRLWNTLDNDFDDMQPVNLGFGGSTLAACVWFFERIMHSYNPEAIVVYAGDNDLGDGRNPEEVFIFFKQLTVEVERLFGNIPCYYISLKPSLARWPIVEKYRYTNSLIENEIIHRHKNWQFINIFNQMIDASGKPIREYYDKDGLHLSTAGYTLWKNAVLQRMPQSIKLA
- a CDS encoding MoaD/ThiS family protein — encoded protein: MKINILAFGVTREIFGSGEISLEMTNDATISNLKYLLEQQYPRLKQLSSYMLAVNNEYALPGDTIHERDEIAIIPPVSGG
- a CDS encoding DUF7009 family protein, with the translated sequence MKIRIKGNSLRYRLTKTDVAKLAEEGYVQETVDFGSQQLVYALRLVDDEHLSATYKENAITLYAPKVMVAGFADENKIGYEGNHGNLHLLVEKDFTCLDEVAEDQSDNYPNPLAAKKI
- a CDS encoding O-acetyl-ADP-ribose deacetylase, giving the protein MGTIELIQGDITKIKADAIVNAANSSLMGGGGVDGAIHRAGGPEILEDCRKIVARQGGCKTGQAVITTGGNLPAKYVIHTVGPVYNSGKKGEDELLHAAYLNSLKLAAENDIHTIAFPNISTGIYHFPKDKAAAIAVKTVQDFLADNNVVQKVIFVCFDDENYNLYQNLLAQN
- a CDS encoding esterase family protein, whose translation is MKREYHKWFSPSLQRNMELLVFGHAGASVLFFPTRTARFYDYEDWRVIEALRSKIEAGHLQIYCVDSIDRESFYNEYSHPYHRMERHLHYEQYILQEVVPLMKTLNADGPIISAGCSMGAYHAVNIGFKHPSVFVKVVGMSGRYDITQAMGNFRDLLDGYRDENVYFNMPNQFLNNLHSPEIIDQIKRLQIILAVGEEDAFLEDNKYLSTVLASKGIQNSLYIWHEEAHRARYWRKMVQLYF
- the fdhD gene encoding formate dehydrogenase accessory sulfurtransferase FdhD codes for the protein MSTPSIIHIPVVKVNANQSAREEDSIAIEEPLEIKLEYGPADRKEVRNISVTMRTPGHDAELATGFLFTEGIIKNADEVKSAKHSFIACAENKENTILVTLEHNAVPNLQNTERNFYTTSSCGVCGKGSISAIRTVSSYAAGPDDGNMIHSVILNQLPKVLRRHQRVFDDTGGLHASALFTPVGELLLLREDVGRHNALDKLIGAAMMYNWLPLQQTVLLLSGRASFELVQKAAMAGISIIAAVGAPSSLAVELANEFNITLIGFLRDERFNIYTGAHRVMIPADEAVFTAPSI